Proteins from a single region of Candidatus Poribacteria bacterium:
- the disA gene encoding DNA integrity scanning diadenylate cyclase DisA, with protein MLLIAGRFALTLQSWTWYPINEEVVAVQNISTENQKTRELFATLKLLSPGTYLREGIDYIIQAKTGGLIVIGDTPEILDLTEGGFRINCPYTPTRLYELSKMDGAIILSEDMKRIVRANVTLQTSPSIPSSETGLRHRSADKFARETEHVVLAVSQSRNTLTLYLKNQHYMFRERTTLLSGANQTMLALTQHLKALKNAITILNWAELNGNVSLVEVVTAIQLCERARRAEQELRRYRTELGTQAQSLQHIPELTTEIESGFLITKDYYHESQHGESEAFEKILALDADSLASQHNISEALGYPSDIGNTFDDLKPRGYRMLSQVPCMPFDTIENIVHRFKTLDGIYTAAVGELQAVDGVGKARALTIKDALAQMKTTTTQPHVLDLSVLNTEKKNLSLEDCVFGN; from the coding sequence ATGCTTCTGATAGCAGGTCGATTCGCCTTGACGCTGCAAAGTTGGACATGGTACCCTATTAATGAGGAGGTGGTTGCAGTGCAAAACATCTCGACGGAAAATCAGAAGACGCGCGAACTATTTGCGACGCTGAAGCTGCTGTCGCCTGGGACCTATCTGAGGGAAGGTATTGACTATATCATCCAAGCCAAAACTGGTGGACTCATCGTCATTGGTGATACACCAGAGATTCTGGACTTGACAGAAGGTGGCTTTCGGATTAACTGCCCCTATACGCCGACACGCTTATATGAGTTGTCAAAAATGGATGGAGCGATTATCCTTTCTGAAGATATGAAACGCATCGTGCGTGCCAATGTGACGCTGCAAACAAGCCCGTCTATCCCTTCAAGTGAAACTGGGCTTCGCCATCGCTCGGCGGATAAATTTGCGAGAGAGACTGAGCATGTCGTGCTTGCTGTGTCGCAGAGTCGGAATACCCTTACCTTATATCTCAAAAATCAGCACTACATGTTCCGAGAACGTACCACATTGCTTTCCGGAGCGAACCAAACGATGCTTGCGCTTACGCAGCACCTCAAAGCACTGAAAAACGCTATTACGATTCTCAATTGGGCAGAATTAAATGGAAATGTCTCTTTAGTGGAGGTCGTCACTGCTATCCAGTTGTGTGAGCGGGCGCGGCGCGCTGAGCAAGAATTACGCCGCTACAGAACCGAATTGGGAACGCAGGCGCAATCGCTACAACATATTCCCGAACTCACCACTGAGATCGAGAGCGGTTTTCTGATTACAAAAGATTACTATCACGAAAGTCAGCACGGCGAATCTGAGGCATTTGAAAAAATTCTGGCACTTGACGCAGATAGTCTCGCGAGTCAGCATAATATTAGTGAGGCTTTAGGGTATCCGAGTGATATTGGGAACACTTTCGATGATCTCAAACCACGCGGCTACCGGATGCTGAGTCAGGTGCCTTGTATGCCATTCGATACTATTGAAAACATCGTTCACAGATTCAAAACGTTGGATGGCATCTACACAGCTGCTGTTGGTGAACTTCAGGCAGTCGATGGGGTAGGGAAAGCGAGGGCATTGACTATTAAGGATGCCCTCGCACAAATGAAAACAACGACTACGCAACCTCATGTCCTTGATTTGTCTGTGTTGAATACTGAAAAGAAAAACTTATCCTTAGAAGATTGTGTTTTTGGCAACTAA
- a CDS encoding DUF4398 domain-containing protein — protein sequence MKWFVALSRKNNIALSLFIGLILASLGLVGCGGKLGKIEISTVDTAIVNAEAAIAAAQDADAPSLASDLFESAKTNLEAAKTALTEKRGDDALRLAYQATVDARLAQMNSVNVTMNSELNASILQKDVEAQDLRHTLRHKETELAGVQSEIQDIQKEEKQLKQAVQDLQNENRELGNTRAAYGKQVAQLSETLAEIQARAQQAETEIRNYGREVASLRRRLEVADRRVKEEGYQKRAVVAEIDSLRRQLREQAQIYTEKLAEASQVSSDTEHAEYLKQKAAEARAYVDSQPALHPTKTGRTSLSEAQIATGKTALGNWARAWHAKNLSAHLAYYEPSLIADKVVIRESKEQRSKIDLQQLESELHQMSTGAWNKAKTDTEVEGENVIGIHRLTQLATPADENTAALYNIWIREVWMHQVGNDWRIHHEIWQIYENVPNF from the coding sequence ATGAAATGGTTCGTCGCTTTATCGCGGAAGAACAACATCGCCTTGAGTTTATTCATCGGGCTGATTCTCGCTTCGTTGGGTTTGGTAGGATGTGGCGGGAAACTCGGAAAGATTGAAATATCAACGGTTGACACGGCAATTGTGAACGCGGAGGCAGCTATTGCAGCGGCACAGGACGCTGATGCTCCCTCGCTTGCGTCTGATCTGTTTGAATCCGCAAAAACCAACCTTGAAGCAGCGAAAACGGCTCTTACTGAGAAAAGAGGGGACGATGCCCTCCGTCTCGCATATCAAGCGACTGTTGATGCGAGACTCGCACAAATGAATTCCGTCAACGTTACAATGAACTCGGAATTGAACGCCTCCATACTTCAGAAGGACGTTGAGGCGCAAGATCTCCGCCATACACTCCGTCATAAAGAGACGGAACTCGCAGGCGTTCAGTCTGAGATTCAGGACATTCAGAAAGAGGAAAAGCAGCTGAAACAAGCTGTTCAGGACCTACAGAACGAGAACCGTGAATTGGGCAATACACGGGCAGCCTATGGGAAACAGGTGGCACAGCTCTCTGAAACTTTAGCGGAAATTCAGGCACGTGCGCAACAGGCAGAAACTGAGATTCGCAATTACGGTAGGGAGGTCGCTTCACTCCGTCGAAGACTCGAAGTCGCTGACAGAAGGGTGAAAGAAGAGGGGTATCAGAAACGAGCGGTTGTCGCTGAGATAGATTCTCTGAGAAGGCAACTCCGCGAACAAGCGCAAATCTATACCGAGAAACTCGCCGAAGCAAGTCAGGTGAGTTCGGATACGGAGCATGCGGAATATCTCAAGCAGAAGGCAGCAGAGGCGCGCGCTTATGTTGACAGTCAACCTGCACTTCATCCCACTAAAACAGGTCGGACTTCGCTCTCTGAGGCACAGATCGCAACGGGTAAAACTGCCCTCGGTAATTGGGCACGGGCGTGGCATGCGAAAAACCTCAGTGCCCATCTTGCGTACTATGAACCGAGTCTTATTGCCGATAAAGTCGTGATTCGCGAGAGCAAAGAGCAACGGAGTAAAATCGATCTGCAACAACTGGAATCCGAACTCCACCAGATGAGTACCGGTGCTTGGAACAAAGCCAAAACGGACACTGAGGTTGAAGGCGAAAACGTCATCGGTATCCACCGATTGACCCAGTTGGCTACTCCGGCAGACGAAAACACTGCGGCACTCTACAACATTTGGATTCGCGAAGTCTGGATGCATCAAGTCGGTAACGACTGGAGAATTCATCATGAAATCTGGCAGATCTATGAAAATGTGCCGAATTTCTAA